The Lytechinus pictus isolate F3 Inbred chromosome 8, Lp3.0, whole genome shotgun sequence nucleotide sequence CGTAAAATATAATACTACACCAATTGCCACTCTGCTTCTATTATCAGTCATGCCTGTACGTCTTCTAGATTGTTACCCGAAAGACTACACTCttaattccaaggatttaaatacatccagatcggctgtgaaaagtgaccagccgaatattagatttagctttaaaccttgtagatttaaatataaatcttaaagatttgaaattaaggtttttgaaatttgaaagttaatcctaaagatttgaaattaatataactttcggctggtcactatccaCAGTCAATCTGGATTTATTAAAATCCTTAAAATTTAGAGTGTACTActattaaatacatttttatttatatattaacattatctttttttttacaatcatcatcatactcATTACTTTCGTTATTATCATCAACGTATTCAACATCACTTTCATTTATCCTCATCACGATcttcatcgttatcatcatcatcaccgtttttaaccatcatcttcatcaccaccactatcgtcatcattaccatcgtcatcaacatcatcattatcatcatcatctcaatcatcaccatcatcattatcatcgtcatcatcattatcatcatcatcaccaccatcatcatcaccatcatcatcatcattatcatcatcatcatcatctccatcatcgttatcataatcatcatctccatcatcattattattatcaccatcatcattatcatcaccatcatctccatcatcaccatcatcattatcatcgtcatcatcattatcatcatcatcaccatcatcaccaccatcaccatcatcgtcatcatcatcattatcatcatcatcatcatcatctccatcatcgttatcataatcatcatctccatcatcatctccatcatcatcatcatctccatcatcaacattatcatcatcatcatcaccaccatcatcattattattattatcaccatcatcatcatcaccatcatcgtcatcattaccatcaacatcatcatcaccatcaccatcgtcatcattatcatcatcatcacaaccatcatcattatcatcatcaccaatttttaccatcatcttcatcaccaccatcatcatcatcattatcatcatcatcaccatcattatcatcatcattatcatcatcatcaccatcatcaccatcatcattatcgtcgtcatcatcatcattatcatcatcatctccatcatcatcatcatcgtcaccattatcatcatcatctccatcatcatcattatcatcatcatcattatcatcatcatcatctccatcgtcatcatcatcaccatcatcatgcaGGCTCGTATCCGATCATGGTTGTGACCTTCGCTAACAGCATCTTGAACCAGGAAGAGATCGTTGGCGACATCACCACAGCTGGTATGGAGAAGAACAGTCTATTCTTTATTGAGAACTACACAGCTTCGAACCACGAGATGGATTCTAAGAAACACATTGCTCTTCTCAAGATCCTAGAAGCCTGTATCAAGCGAGCCGATGATAACATCACGTTCCATTGTCGAAAAGAGAAGGAGCCACTACCTAAAAGGAAATGTGAGATAATGTAAAGATATTGCACATCAAGCCGGGGTGAATGAATTTTTACATAATTAGTACTTACCAGGGGCCGCAAaagcggggggctgggggcttcagcccgacccccccccccctccccatttttttccaaaaccgtgtacaaaaacataaaataacCATAGGATTgtgttttttgcatggtcagcccccccccccccccccccactttgaaaaccgttccgcggcacCTGCATTGTCAAGGTCACGTACATGTACGTGCACGAGAACGTACGCGACCTTTGTCAAGTTTTGTCtacttatttttattcattttatttctggcAAAAGAAGTACAAGAAATTACAAATGCACGAAAAATTGCAAGACCCATTGACCGATCGTCAGGAATAGACATAAGGGCACTAGTTCCTATTAATGTTTTCCCCTCGCCGGTCGCTAGTttacaaacataattataaacatgaagaaatgaattgaaatacgtagattattattttcatcaaaacacatttagatttaaaaaacaaacattaaagcAATGGAAGCAAGGAGGAGCATGTGAGAACATGTTAAAGAAATTAGATTCAAGTAAGAGGtttttccaaaaataaaagACTTAATCatagttatttttttatctgttattacaatgtaaaaaaaaaagaaaaaagacataGAGTTAAGTGGGAATGGGGGGATTCTACAAATTAATCATAAGGATAAATTTGTCATGACTGTATCGtacattttgaaaacaaattcactgcattttgaaaacaaattcaCTGCGTAGTTATACCTGAACAAATactacaattattatcattattactaaaaTGAAGCGTCCAAAATTAATGGTATATCAAATTAAACGAAGGAAAATCAGGATGCATTCTCAATAGGAGGGAGACTTAAGGTTTAATTCCGGATAGCTTTGAGGATAGGCCGATAGGGTATATGGAAGTTCCAATAAGGCAAAGATCTTTTGTGTAAGATGGTATCGAATCCCATAGTCTCGATTCATTGGTGTTATTTACAAATTGCGGCCGTTTACACCCCTTCGTATTAAAGTTTCTAATttacaattcattcattcactctaGCATTTCATATTACAATATTGTAGAAGCCTATGGATGCCACCCAGATTTCCAAATTTAATCATCTTGTCATATCTATAACCCTTTAaaaagatgatcagatggcaaaaTCGTTTTCTTCGTCGTGTCATCTGATCATAATCTATGATGAATAAACGTCATCTGATAGACGTGGCTAGATCCGAGTTATCGTcttctgttcattttttttttcaaactatatGATTATCTGAACATCTGGATGACACTATTAAGCCTCCATACAATTGGCATACAATCAAGTAGATACatagtaggggaaggcggggtaagttgtgacactttttgcattttgcatgttagaattgatatgactagtaatattgcagaaataagtaccttgcctttaaatttgattattgggaaatatttttcacctatatataactttctatccccacactgaaagtcgttgtgacctttgaaaaaaattatgtcaaatggctcaacttgccccatctgtggggtaagttgtgccaccgtctggggtaagttgagccacaaaaactatgtacaaaatgtatgcgggagaaccaggatgtcaatttttctctataaataaattctctataaatactaacatcttctaaaagtaaaagaactgtcatgtaaatttgctcatttctgcctgcatatcaatggctttttatgtttttttaaattttttattatatattaccataagaattaccatggctcaacttgccccatgttggttgGCTTAAATTAGCCCCGTCCAAactttttgcgatattttcacatccacacatttcttatgcatccatcatgtaaaagactatgacaagagtgagaatccatacctggactaacaatattattcttatttctataatatatttaaagacgtgtgtgggtaaaaagcacttatctatttcacaccctttttcacttttttggctgaaatttatgctcaacttaccccgccttcccctatagtGCATAAACATACGATGCTTGACCCCATTGGTATTTATCAATTATTCCATTGAACATTGttaatttctatttctatttgaaaatttttaatcagttatttatttcaggggactcacataaacaagcgatgctttccagtgagttccctctttttcatttttgttattcatATTCTGATTTGTTCCTAATTACTctgtcaatttgtttgaaatgaagaagaataaattcaatcaatcaatcaatacagACTTGATTTTACGTATATATCAAAAGAGAGCCGGGCGGATATTTTGACCATACTGATCGTATTCTCTATAGACttaaatcattgaaaattaCTTATATCCATATACATAAAATAGCAAATTAGAGTTCGTATCATATcgcttaaattaaaaaaaaaaagcttctttTATAGTTTTTGATGATTTTACTTTGAATAGAGACTTTCATTGCTATCCAACTagatattcatttattcactccGAGAAGCTCTTTAGCCCATCAATCAATATTAGTTTGTATGACTATATCTATGACGTAACTTTAGGAATTCACTAccctaaagggatggtccaggctggagatatttctatctcaataaatagaacaaaattcagaaagaaaatgctgaaaattttatcaaagtcag carries:
- the LOC135155274 gene encoding uncharacterized protein LOC135155274; translated protein: MTGKRGIDPRFWTAGERIDCPIFILKYNSATGIQHCREFISSLVPQIRQEFGSYPIMVVTFANSILNQEEIVGDITTAGMEKNSLFFIENYTASNHEMDSKKHIALLKILEACIKRADDNITFHCRKEKEPLPKRKCEIM